From the Ctenopharyngodon idella isolate HZGC_01 chromosome 3, HZGC01, whole genome shotgun sequence genome, one window contains:
- the LOC127509474 gene encoding cytochrome P450 2K6-like yields MAKYPHIQDRVQEEIDQVIGGRQPITEDRKNLPYTDAVIHETQRLANIVPMSIPHMTSCDVHFNGYFIKKGTCIFPLLMSVLWDEDEWETPHTFNPEHFLDKHGRFVKRDAFLPFSAGRRACLGESLARMELFLFFTSLLQHFRFTPPPGVSEDDLDLTPAVGFTLNPTPHKLCAVKRS; encoded by the exons ATCGGGTTCAAGAGGAGATTGATCAGGTGATTGGTGGACGGCAACCGATTACAGAGGACAGGAAGAACTTACCATATACAGATGCTGTGATCCATGAAACCCAGAGACTGGCTAATATTGTACCCATGAGTATTCCTCATATGACCAGCTGTGATGTTCACTTCAACGGATATTTCATCAAGAAG GGCACATGCATATTTCCTCTTCTAATGTCTGTACTGTGGGATGAAGATGAATGGGAAACACCCCACACCTTTAACCCCGAACACTTCCTGGACAAACATGGTCGATTTGTGAAGAGAGACGCCTTCCTGCCCTTCTCTGCAG GCCGTAGGGCTTGTCTTGGAGAGAGTTTAGCCAGGATGGAGCTCTTCCTGTTCTTCACGTCCCTCCTTCAGCATTTCCGCTTCACTCCTCCTCCTGGAgtgtctgaagatgatctggatCTCACACCAGCGGTGGGCTTCACCCTGAACCCGACCCCACACAAACTGTGCGCAGTGAAGCGGTCGTGA